The Myroides fluvii region AAAACAGCCTGTGTTTAAATCTTCTACTTTTGCCCACACACTTCTACCTAAGGCACTAGAATAATTTTCTGGATTCACAATTGAATTGCGACTATTTTCAGCATCAACACGCGAAGTATAATAATCAATTCGATATGGAGTACCATTTAATTGCGCTGTAATTTCTGCCTCTTTTGTTGTTAGATCGACAATCATCTCACGGTTTGGATTATCCACACACATGGAGAACATGATACGCTCTGGAACAACTACTTTAGGGCTAATCGTCAACAATACAGGTACCACTTGGAAACACGTACTTCTTGCGTAAGCGACTCTAGCATAAATTGTTTGCGTAAATGGCACTGTATTAACAAAATTCGTCGTACCAATTGCATTGATATTTTGGTTTGCATCCGTAATTGAACGGAAGTATTTCACCTCGATATAAGGACTCACTTGATCACCCAACAAGCTAATTGTCGCCTGTCTCAAATCAAACTCTCCGATTCCATTTGGTGCTGTACTTAAACTACAAGAGAAAAGCTCTAAGCTATCATTGATCTCAGCCAATACTGCCACTTCTAGTTCAATTGGATAAACACCATAACAACCTGTGCGAAGATTTACTAAACGAACACCAATTGTTCCCGTAGCAGATTCATAATTTGCTGTATTGTGAATAATTTCACTTGCATCGTTATTAATCGCACCTGCTACTGTTCTAAAGTAAACCACTTCTACATTTGGACGACCCGCAATAATAACTGGTGTTGTCAAATTAAAATTAAACACCCCTGTTGTTTTTCCTTCGATTGGACAACCAAATATCTTACCAATATTCGGCATTGTTGGTACCTGGTTGATAAACAACTGAAACGATGTTAACGTAAATTCTGTCGTTTGTGTTCTATTTTGTACACGTACCCAAATCGTTTGTCCATTACTTCCTATAAAACGAGTTAAATCAGCAGTAGGAATAGCATTCCTATTTAGATTTGCATCCTCTTGGGTTAAGAAGTACAATACCTCATAATTCGGATTGTTATTGTATACACGCGGTGTTTGAACCGTTAAATCAAAAGGAGCCGTCGTTGTAGCTAATTCGCTACATACCGATAAATTTGGCAATTCATTTAAGTCTAGTTCACAACGCAAAGCTAATAATTCAAAAGAATCCATCGCATAACATTGCATTCCAGCACGATCTACTCGTACCCAAACCGTTCTTGAGAATCCATCTACTGCCGTATTCAACGTTTGTGTTAAAGCAATAGGAGCATTATTAGCTTGAGCATCGCGTTCTGAATTGTAGAACTTAATGTTATAGGTATCGTTAATATTTAACTGTGTAATTACATCATTTAAATCAAATTCTGCAACTCCAGCAGCATCAATACACGCTTGTAAATTGTGTACTTCTGTCAATACAGGAGCATCTTGTACTGTAACCGTAATATCTTTGGTATGTGTACATCCGTAATCATCTACCACTACATAGGTATAAGTATGTTCACCTGGGAACAATGGTTTAGCTACCATTTGCCCATTCTCCATTACTAGATCTGGATGTGGCATCCAATACGAATTCGCGATTACTGGTTGAAAAGTTAACGCTAATTTTTGAAAGCGTTCATCAAATGCAATATCCCAACACTTTAATCTTCCACTATGACCTTGCCATTTATCTTCTACTTGTAAACGCCAAATTCCATTTAAAGGCGCACCAATAAAGTTTGAAAAATCATTATTTGGCGTTGTATATTCCCAAGGTTTATATAAACCATCTGGGAACCTACTTCCAGGAGTAGGTGCCATCTGCACGTTACCGTTTCTATTTTGCAATGGAAAATCAGCATCATCGCTAAAATTGTATATTCCAAAAACATTATTACCATTTCCAAAAGTAATTCCTGTATCAAAAGGTCTATTGCCATTAATATATTTAGTCAAATACATAGAAGCCCCATTAGGAGCAAATACAATAATATCCAAATCCGCTGCCCATCCATGTACAATCTCCATCCACAAATCGATAATATCCTCTGGTCTCTCAATTTTTTCGGTATCACAATAATAATCGAATTCGATAGCACTTGTAAAAAACACCCCAGGAACATCGGGCAAATCGACAGGAACACACTCCATCTTAACTGGTATGAACTCTTGTTTCTCTAGCTCAACTACAGCTCCTAGCTTAATGGGTTCACCTAAACAATAGACTGGTTTATCTGTTGTTAAGGTGATATCCGCCTGAGAAGAGGCTACTTGAATAATAAAAGTTTTATTTTTTTCACAACCGTTGCGATCTGTTACGCTAAATCTCATACGATATGCACCAGGCACATCAAATCGGTAGGTCACATTTTTCCCTATACGCTCTACGGTACGCCTGTCGAATTTATAAGTCCACTTATACACTGCATCTTCACCCGATTCAGAAAAAATAGCATCTCCATATAATTTAATTTCACTTCCCGAACATACTTTAATTACTCCTAGATCTTCCGGACAGGTTGGAGGTGTATTGGGATCGAAAGCAGGTACTGTTCGAGGAACGAGCACTTCTATATTCTGACAAGCTTTCATTTGACACATGATGTTGGCTGAAAACCCTTCCGAAGTTGGTCCATCGTCAGAGGTAAATACCAACGTCATACATCCATCCGCAGCAGAGGATGAAACAAATCCAGGGGAGTTTTGTCCTGTAAATGGACTTCCTGGCATAGCTTGTCCCCCTGATGAAATTGCCAAGGAAGCTCCTGGTGCTAATAAGAAGGAAGTGAAATCCAAACGAATCGTTCCTCCTGGCGTATCTGGACACAACACCATTTCGTAGCGTTGAAGTGGCTGATAGTTACCAGCTAGCCCACCATCATCATATAGAGTTCCTGAACAAATCTCTCTACGACCGTTGAAAATCAAAAGATCTTCCGCCTGTGCTTCAAAGAAACTCATTTGCGTGAGCAGAAAAACCATGAAAAATAAAAATCTCTTCATAAATGATTTTTTTATTGTATAAATATTATTATTACTCATCTATATCGCTTTTAATTAAGACCAAAGTCCATTGCTCTTTGATAAAATAATCAAACATTGTTCTAAAATTCAACGCATAACCATCGCTCCGCGCATAGTTACTACAACTACTTTTGTCATAATTAATTGCTCTACACATTATTGCAAAATTTAAAAATTGTACTTACTTCTCTTAGTTAGAATTACTTCGCTTCTGCAAGCGCTGTTAATTCATACTTAATTATATGTTAATTATATGTTTAAAAAACCAAATATACAGATTCGTAGAATATAAGTTTGTTAATTTTGAAAAAAAATAAAACAAAATGTCACAGATTAAAATTCAAAATACTCAAAACCCTGCAATTGTCAAGTTTATCCTCCCTGATTTCATCACAAAAGGAGACAATTTTGAGTTCAAAAACATTGATGAAACTGCACAATCTCCTTTGGCGAGAGAACTTTTCTACTTACCTTTTGTAAAAACGGTATTTATTGCAAATAATTTTATTGCCATTGAAAAATTTTCAATTGTTGAATGGGATGACGTGCAAGATACTGTTGCGGATCAAATCCAAACTTTCATCGCTAAAGGTAAGAAAATCTTAATAGAATCTAAAGATGATCACAAAAAACATCCTATTACGATTTATGCAGAATCTACGCCAAATCCAGCCGTAATTAAATTTGTTGCCAACAAGGCATTAACCAAGCAAGGTGTTGAGTTTAAAAACATTGACGAGGCGAAAGCTTCACCACTAGCGAAAGAACTGTTTAAACTGCCTTTTGTACGCGAAGTATTCATTGACGAGAATTATGTATCCATTTCTAAATACGAAGCGTTTGATTGGAATGAATTCATTCAATCTACGCGTTCATTTATTAAGGAATTTTTAGAAAAAGGGAATTTAGCAGTAGAGGAAGCTTTGGTTACGAATGTTGCAGCATTAGAGAAACAAGCAGATATTCACTTTGACTCTTTAGACGAGAAGTCACAACGCATCATTAATATCTTAGAAGAAAATGTAAAACCAGCGGTTCAAGCGGATGGTGGAAACATTGCCTTCCAAAACTACAACGCGGAAACGAATATCGTTCAAGTAATCTTACAAGGAGCTTGTAGCGGATGTCCATCTTCTACTTTTACCTTAAAGAATGGTATTGAAAGCATGTTGAGACATATGCTTGCTGACGAAGCTATTGTTGTAGAAGCCCTCAACGGATAAAAGGGACTAATCAGAAGAAACATAAAAAAAAAACGCTTGAAATCAAATTTCAAGCGTTTTTTTAATTCTATTTTTCACAACACCTCAATTTAACTTCTTGAGGTATACTTCGTTCTCTTTTGATCCAAATCAAATTGTTCAAACAATTCTAACAAGCCAATAGTTGCTTTCACCATATCATCTGTTTCAAACAAGATGGAAAAATACAATTTACTGTTCTTCGGGCTTGTTTCAGTAGTGCGAATGCGCACAATCTGCTTCTGAATTAATTTATCAATTGTCTGTGTAATTTCTTCTTTATTTGCTAGGACTTCGCTAATGCGATCAAATTTTTCTTCTAAGAAAATAGCCCCTATCTCATCCAAAAAGCTCTGTAGTTTATTGTCGACTAACTTCAAATCGCGAATCTGATTAAACTTTAGCTTTTTGTGGTTATTATCCACGTGCGTATAACTATTCTGTGTAATGAATAAGGTAGACTTAATAATGTCTTGTAAGAAGCCCAAAGTCAATACATAAAACTTACTTGCTCCCACGGTAGTTTCGTCTAAGTTCTTGATAAAGAAGTACACATTACCACGCAGGCTATCTACTTCTTTTTCCAACTGTTTTAGTTTCTTTCTACACGCTTTTAAATCCGCGTGATTTTGCAACGCTACTCCGTCAATAACACGCGTATACAATTCGTTCGTACGGACAATTACCTTGGCAATTTGAGCAGAGCTCTCCGAAGCAACTTCGTGAATCGTTACAATATCAATTTTATTGAGTTTTTCTATTTTGAGTTTCTTCTCTTGCTCTAGACGCTGATGCATCTTATTACTTCTATATAATAAAATACCAATTAAAATCAGCATCGCTACTAAAGCATATACCTCTCCAATATAAAGGATATAAGCCGTGATAAAAGAAGCAACAAATGCGACAATAGCCGTGACAAACCACCCTCCTATAACATTGAACACCCCAGCTACGCGATAAACTGCAGAATCTCTATCCCATGCTCTATCCGCAAAAGAAGTACCCATAGCTACCATAAAGGTAACATAAGTTGTAGATAAAGGTAGTTTCATCGACGTACCGATAGAGATCAAAATACTTGCCACCATCAAATTGACAGAAGCACGTACCATATCAAAAGCGGGCTCATCTGCCTTATTCTTGCTTTTTGTTTTCACCTCAGGTTGCTCAAAACGCTTATCCATGTGGATTTGCCATGATTTCGGAAGAAAGTAATTTACAATACCCCCAAAAATAACCATACTACGCACCAAGGCTTTAGATAGTAAATTGGGTGAAAACTTCTCATCCGAAGAATCTGAACTCTGACGCGCTAAGTTCATTTCCGTTTCAATTACATTGCGCGCTTTCTTAGAAGTCCACAACGTATAAACCATAATACCTCCTGCTAACAATAGGAAATAAAAAGGCGCTTTGACACTTTCTTCCGCCAGTTTCCCCATCAAGTAAACATCTGGTGCTTGACCTGAACTTTGAAAAAACTCGAACGATTGAATCGCCGCAATGGGCACCCCAATAAAGTTTACCAAGTCATTCCCTGCAAAAGCCAAGGCTAGTGCGAACGTTCCGATAATAATAATGACACGTAAAATATTCAGCTTAAATACGGACATTAAAAATTGAGAAAACAACGTCCAAAACACGAAACTTCCTCCTAAAATAATCAATTGATTGTGATCAATCCAAGTAGAGGCTTCTTTGGTTAAGAAACTTGATCCTTTTAGTCCTTTTATCAAAATAAAAAAGGAAATAGCAGTAATTGCTGTTCCTCCGAATAAAGCACCGAAATATTTCATCTTACGCTCCACTTGGAAGGTAAAGATTAAACGCGATACATATTGAACGATGGTCCCTAGTGTAAAGGACAAAATAACAGACAACAAAATACTCACAACGATCTCGGAGGCCTTCTTCGTATTGATATACGAAGGCAAAGTGGCCCAACTGTCGTCACTCGTTACAATTTTCACCACAGCTAAACACACCGCGGCACCTAATAACTCAAATACAATTGAGACTGTTGTAGAAGTGGGTAATCCAAGCGTATTAAAGACATCTAATAGCAAGACGTCGGTAATCATGACGGCTAAGAAGATAATCATTACATCGTTGAAGGTGAACATACTGGGAACAAAGATTCCACTTCGGGCAATTTCCATCATCCCACCAGAAAAAACAGCTCCAACCAAGATTCCTAAAGAAGCCACGAGCATAATGCCTTTGAAAGACATCGCCTTGGATCCAAGTCCTGAATTTAAGAAGTTTACAGCGTCGTTACTAACTCCAACAGTTAAATCTATTATGGCCAATATCCCTAAGGCTATTAGCATTACAATAAAAATCTGTTCCATTTATTTTTTTATTTTTTTGCGTACTGCAAAAGTCCTTCTATTTCTCTAAACCAACGTTAACTTAATGTTATCCTTTATTAGAAAAGTAGAGAGAGGAGCGAAGAAAAGGGTAGAATTCTAGATTAAAGAAGTGATTCTTTTTTTAGAAAAATCGGGCATTCTCAACTTACAAATACATAAAAAAGTAAACATTTCTATGTATTGAAAAATTCACCCCCTTTCCTCTATCCTCTTTCCTCTCTCTAATAAATAATTTTCCCTAATTTTGTAAGCTAAACTCACTTCCATGAATGAATTACAATACGCGTCAAATCCTTATTTAAAACAGCATGCTACCAACCCTATCTATTGGAAGGCTTGGCATCCATCTGTTTTTCAACAGGCTCAAGAGCAAAACAAATTAGTAATTGTCAGCATTGGTTATTCCACATGTCATTGGTGTCACGTCATGGAGGAAGAGAGTTTCACCAATTTAGAGGTTGCTTCAGCAATGAATCGCGATTTCATTTCGATTAAAGTGGATCGAGAAGAACATCCTGCTGTGGATGCTTATTACATGAAAGCCGTTCAACTAATGACCAAACAAGGGGGATGGCCCTTAAATGTAGTGTGTTTACCTGATGGAAGACCGATTTGGGGAGGAACTTATTTCCCTAAAAAAACGTGGATTGACGCTTTAAGTCAACTCGCTCAACTCCACCAAAACAAACCAGAAGCTACGGTTGAATTTGCAACAAAATTACAAGAGGGCGTCTATATCATGGGGCTTGCTCCAACGGCAAAGGATGAAAGTCGATTTAATTTAGCGTTACTCATCGAAAACTGGAAACAAAGTTTTGATTTAGAGTATGGAGGCTACCAACGTGCACCAAAATTCATGATGCCGACCAACTTGCTCTACCTTCAAAAATTAGGGGATCTTACACGAGATAAAGACTTGCTCCACTATATTGATTTAACGCTAACTCAAATGGCTTGGGGTGGGATTTTCGACGTGATTGAGGGTGGTTTTTCACGCTATTCCGTTGATTTCAAATGGCATATTCCTCATTTTGAAAAGATGTTGTACGATAATGCTCAACTGTTAAGTGTTTACAGTGATGCTTACAAGCGCACAGCAAATCCTTTGTATCTAGAAGTACTAACCAAAACGACAGCCTTCATCCAATGCAATTGGCAATCCGATTGGGGTGGTGTATATTCTGCTTTGGATGCGGATAGCGCAAATGACAAAGGAGTTTCACAGGAAGGAGCTTACTACGTTTGGACAGCGGCAGAGTTACATCGCATTTTAGGGGATGATTTTACTCTATTTGCTCAAATTTTCAATGTTAACGAATACGGTTATTGGGAAGAAGGAAACTTTGTTCTCATCCAAAATCAGCTAATAGAAACTATTGCGTTAGCCAATCAAATGGACGTATTTGATCTGAAAAAACGCAAAGAAAACTGGGAGCGATTACTCTTACTAGAACGCAATCAAAGGCCTAAACCTTTATTGGACGATAAGATTATCTGTAGCTGGAATGCCATGTTGATTACAGGACTACTCGATGCTTATAGTGCTACCCAACAACAGGACTACTTACAGCAAGCGGAGCGCATTTACCACTATATTCAGACGCACTTAGTTGATGAAGAACGCGGTTTATTCCACTCTTCTCACAAGCAACAAGTGCAGACATTGGCTTATTTGGATGATTATGCTTTTTATATTCAAGCTTTAATTAACCTATTTGAGCATACAGCCAATCAAGATTACTTATGGCAAGCCAAGCGCTTGATGGATTTGACTTTGGATTTATTTTTAGATGAAAAGAATAAGTTCTTCTACTTTAGTCAGGAGAATCAAGCGGATAATATTTTGAGAAGTATTGAAACAGAAGACAATGTAATACCTTCGGCCAACGCTGTTTTATGCAGGAGTTTACTTCAGCTTGGCGTTGCATTTGAACATACACATTACACCCAGCTTGCGCATCAGATGATTGACATCATGCAATCAAACATAGACTATCCGTCTGCGTATTCGCATTGGCTCTTGGCCATGTTGTACACGGAATCTCCGTCTGAATTGGCTATCGTTGGTGCGAATGCCCTAGAAGAAAGCCAGAAAATTCAAGCAAATTTGATTAGTAAAACGTTTGTTTTTCCAATTAATCAGGCGAGTTCGATTCCGTATTTTGAAAAATACACAGTGAGTCAGACAACGCAATATTACCTTTGTGAGAACAAACATTGTTTAACCCCAACAACAGAAATAAGTCATTTAATAAAGCTTTAGGTTATGGAAAAAATGGATCATTTACTCGCGTCTTATTTAGAGAAATTAATCGATTTCGTCCCGTATATTGTTTCCTCTTTGTTCATCTTAGCTTTGGGATTATGGGTCATTAAGATGTCTCAAAAAGTGGCCAAACGCATCATGACAAAACGCAATATCGACCCGACGTTTTCAAGTTTTATACTCGATGTATTATTGTGGGGGTTTCGCATCTTGCTTTTCGTTGTAATAGCTTCTAAATTGGGCATACAAACCAGTTCTTTTGTCGCTATAATTGGAGCCATGAGTTTAGCCATAGGGCTTTCTTTACAAGGGTCACTCAGCAATTTTGCGGGCGGAGTTTTGATTATCTTATTCAAGCCTTTCCGCATTGGAGATATAATTGAAGCCCAAGGAGAAACGGGAAAAGTATTGAGTATTCACATTTTCTCCACGCAAATCGTAAACTATCAAAATAATGTTATTTACCTACCCAACGGGGTTTTATCCAATAGCAAAATTAAGAATATATCGCAAAACAACCTGAGAAGATCAGAGGTGCTTGTTCAAACAAACCTAACGAAAAATACGGCGTTGTTTATTGAAAAATTATTGGAAGAGCTTCAGCTAAATGACAAAATTCTATCACAGCCTAAACCTCGAGTTTTGATTAAAGAATTACTCGACACTAAAATTACATATGTCGTACAAGTTTGGGTAGACAATGACAACTTTACGGCTGTCAATTCTTATATTCTACTGAAAGCGAGAGAAATAAGTGATTCGTTATAATCACTTATTTCTTTTGTTTTACGGGCATCACAAAGTCTTTCAAATAATACGGCTCAAAATAAGCTACATCTACAAAGTCTTTGGCGAGGTATTTTTCATAACTCATCGTCACCATTTCTTTGGCTGATGGATAAACAATGGCTTCACAGAAATTAAAATTAGGCGCTGTCAAAACGGTTTCGCATTTCATTGCGCCATCCCCAATGAAGTAAACGGGTACATCCCCTTTTAGTTCACTAAAA contains the following coding sequences:
- a CDS encoding T9SS type B sorting domain-containing protein, yielding MKRFLFFMVFLLTQMSFFEAQAEDLLIFNGRREICSGTLYDDGGLAGNYQPLQRYEMVLCPDTPGGTIRLDFTSFLLAPGASLAISSGGQAMPGSPFTGQNSPGFVSSSAADGCMTLVFTSDDGPTSEGFSANIMCQMKACQNIEVLVPRTVPAFDPNTPPTCPEDLGVIKVCSGSEIKLYGDAIFSESGEDAVYKWTYKFDRRTVERIGKNVTYRFDVPGAYRMRFSVTDRNGCEKNKTFIIQVASSQADITLTTDKPVYCLGEPIKLGAVVELEKQEFIPVKMECVPVDLPDVPGVFFTSAIEFDYYCDTEKIERPEDIIDLWMEIVHGWAADLDIIVFAPNGASMYLTKYINGNRPFDTGITFGNGNNVFGIYNFSDDADFPLQNRNGNVQMAPTPGSRFPDGLYKPWEYTTPNNDFSNFIGAPLNGIWRLQVEDKWQGHSGRLKCWDIAFDERFQKLALTFQPVIANSYWMPHPDLVMENGQMVAKPLFPGEHTYTYVVVDDYGCTHTKDITVTVQDAPVLTEVHNLQACIDAAGVAEFDLNDVITQLNINDTYNIKFYNSERDAQANNAPIALTQTLNTAVDGFSRTVWVRVDRAGMQCYAMDSFELLALRCELDLNELPNLSVCSELATTTAPFDLTVQTPRVYNNNPNYEVLYFLTQEDANLNRNAIPTADLTRFIGSNGQTIWVRVQNRTQTTEFTLTSFQLFINQVPTMPNIGKIFGCPIEGKTTGVFNFNLTTPVIIAGRPNVEVVYFRTVAGAINNDASEIIHNTANYESATGTIGVRLVNLRTGCYGVYPIELEVAVLAEINDSLELFSCSLSTAPNGIGEFDLRQATISLLGDQVSPYIEVKYFRSITDANQNINAIGTTNFVNTVPFTQTIYARVAYARSTCFQVVPVLLTISPKVVVPERIMFSMCVDNPNREMIVDLTTKEAEITAQLNGTPYRIDYYTSRVDAENSRNSIVNPENYSSALGRSVWAKVEDLNTGCFSLTNIVLTPILMPVIPTVVDYQKCEDPALGQGYATFDLLDHVTHLIGIQLGLEVRFYGSRSEAERQVNALPNNYVNIQQYEQTVYVRFNSDTGCTEIRPMKLKALTTPVLNIPTDPVAICSVNNDGFGVFDLMSLVNSLQNGDPNIVITFYETEQNALAGVNAIPNPNQYNNITANNAIVYVRGELAGGCFTVKPLHLTVVATPLNPIDLPDLVTCSDDPFSDMGVLFNLRIQDTAILAAQNNSDVQIQYFLNEPDALARRNAISNPERYVSLRNNQTIWYRVTSRLSSCFATGNFKIIANVPLAINNPLPIEICQASLPNTGRGTFDLTIRELDILGRVIDRVTFDYYLTKEDALANRNAIANPRQYPNTGNPQTIWVAVNSFNGCRSYTSMTIKVLPLPNVNFNPKPIYECDSSPTHIDGLARFDLTVRELEIANQSANYSFEYYNTKRGAEERDRFDRIIFPDQHLSGTTTVWVRVNSELNGNTGCAVLVPLQIGVKPVPVFAPVNFLICEENTSGFHNFNMLDKLDEILNGENPADFDVYFYLDRNDAERNNIGVAIQPQRTNQTRGFEQIFVRVVRKESGCHFVGVLNLIVEEKVFAFDISLADKTRIEKCASPAGSAGTATFDLNLFTDEIIIGQNIDAANLGVQYYYKNVLIDPAQLGNFRLPIGTHEIVAVVKRPGANFFCQDETRFTLTVFETPIAPVLAAGPLVCIDYTTKKLLDPYTIDSGFKGGDYEFQWERRNATGGIYTPIAGATKSYYVVESIELGNVFRVVVKFKGQQCSNTSNAITLNFVEEIKIKITNADSKGILGAIDGEERISIIVEDPKDARLFEYALDEGAYQDSKIFYDVLNGTHRVWVRYKDQRSICPQYVDVFVLGYPRFFTPNGDGFNDTWNIPTLQGHPEAVIYIYDRYGKLLTQFTPANGGWDGTFNGKQMPSTDYWFTVEYLEEAKQANQVPRKVQYKGHFSLKR
- a CDS encoding NifU family protein — its product is MSQIKIQNTQNPAIVKFILPDFITKGDNFEFKNIDETAQSPLARELFYLPFVKTVFIANNFIAIEKFSIVEWDDVQDTVADQIQTFIAKGKKILIESKDDHKKHPITIYAESTPNPAVIKFVANKALTKQGVEFKNIDEAKASPLAKELFKLPFVREVFIDENYVSISKYEAFDWNEFIQSTRSFIKEFLEKGNLAVEEALVTNVAALEKQADIHFDSLDEKSQRIINILEENVKPAVQADGGNIAFQNYNAETNIVQVILQGACSGCPSSTFTLKNGIESMLRHMLADEAIVVEALNG
- a CDS encoding inorganic phosphate transporter, whose amino-acid sequence is MEQIFIVMLIALGILAIIDLTVGVSNDAVNFLNSGLGSKAMSFKGIMLVASLGILVGAVFSGGMMEIARSGIFVPSMFTFNDVMIIFLAVMITDVLLLDVFNTLGLPTSTTVSIVFELLGAAVCLAVVKIVTSDDSWATLPSYINTKKASEIVVSILLSVILSFTLGTIVQYVSRLIFTFQVERKMKYFGALFGGTAITAISFFILIKGLKGSSFLTKEASTWIDHNQLIILGGSFVFWTLFSQFLMSVFKLNILRVIIIIGTFALALAFAGNDLVNFIGVPIAAIQSFEFFQSSGQAPDVYLMGKLAEESVKAPFYFLLLAGGIMVYTLWTSKKARNVIETEMNLARQSSDSSDEKFSPNLLSKALVRSMVIFGGIVNYFLPKSWQIHMDKRFEQPEVKTKSKNKADEPAFDMVRASVNLMVASILISIGTSMKLPLSTTYVTFMVAMGTSFADRAWDRDSAVYRVAGVFNVIGGWFVTAIVAFVASFITAYILYIGEVYALVAMLILIGILLYRSNKMHQRLEQEKKLKIEKLNKIDIVTIHEVASESSAQIAKVIVRTNELYTRVIDGVALQNHADLKACRKKLKQLEKEVDSLRGNVYFFIKNLDETTVGASKFYVLTLGFLQDIIKSTLFITQNSYTHVDNNHKKLKFNQIRDLKLVDNKLQSFLDEIGAIFLEEKFDRISEVLANKEEITQTIDKLIQKQIVRIRTTETSPKNSKLYFSILFETDDMVKATIGLLELFEQFDLDQKRTKYTSRS
- a CDS encoding thioredoxin domain-containing protein, yielding MNELQYASNPYLKQHATNPIYWKAWHPSVFQQAQEQNKLVIVSIGYSTCHWCHVMEEESFTNLEVASAMNRDFISIKVDREEHPAVDAYYMKAVQLMTKQGGWPLNVVCLPDGRPIWGGTYFPKKTWIDALSQLAQLHQNKPEATVEFATKLQEGVYIMGLAPTAKDESRFNLALLIENWKQSFDLEYGGYQRAPKFMMPTNLLYLQKLGDLTRDKDLLHYIDLTLTQMAWGGIFDVIEGGFSRYSVDFKWHIPHFEKMLYDNAQLLSVYSDAYKRTANPLYLEVLTKTTAFIQCNWQSDWGGVYSALDADSANDKGVSQEGAYYVWTAAELHRILGDDFTLFAQIFNVNEYGYWEEGNFVLIQNQLIETIALANQMDVFDLKKRKENWERLLLLERNQRPKPLLDDKIICSWNAMLITGLLDAYSATQQQDYLQQAERIYHYIQTHLVDEERGLFHSSHKQQVQTLAYLDDYAFYIQALINLFEHTANQDYLWQAKRLMDLTLDLFLDEKNKFFYFSQENQADNILRSIETEDNVIPSANAVLCRSLLQLGVAFEHTHYTQLAHQMIDIMQSNIDYPSAYSHWLLAMLYTESPSELAIVGANALEESQKIQANLISKTFVFPINQASSIPYFEKYTVSQTTQYYLCENKHCLTPTTEISHLIKL
- a CDS encoding mechanosensitive ion channel family protein — protein: MEKMDHLLASYLEKLIDFVPYIVSSLFILALGLWVIKMSQKVAKRIMTKRNIDPTFSSFILDVLLWGFRILLFVVIASKLGIQTSSFVAIIGAMSLAIGLSLQGSLSNFAGGVLIILFKPFRIGDIIEAQGETGKVLSIHIFSTQIVNYQNNVIYLPNGVLSNSKIKNISQNNLRRSEVLVQTNLTKNTALFIEKLLEELQLNDKILSQPKPRVLIKELLDTKITYVVQVWVDNDNFTAVNSYILLKAREISDSL